In Pithys albifrons albifrons isolate INPA30051 chromosome 16, PitAlb_v1, whole genome shotgun sequence, a genomic segment contains:
- the HMOX2 gene encoding heme oxygenase 2, giving the protein MPSAMEGPEGAEEGDVLHYEETEDNNVSPTDLSELLKEGTKESHDRAENTQFVKDFLKGRIKRELFKLATVALHFTYSALEEEMDRNKDNPVFAPLYFPVELHRREALAKDLKYFYGEDWKEKIQCSEATQQYVDRIHHVGQHEPELLVAHAYTRYMGDLSGGQVLKKVAQRALKLPSTEEGIQFYVFDNVSNAQQFKQLYRARMNALDLDKNTKERIVEEANRAFRFNMQVFDELDKIGRSLPEEAQDGGFPVHDGKGDIRKCPYYADRGGTAGPGCPFHAALGLARQPLLQLVLAACVAVAAGAAAWYML; this is encoded by the exons atGCCATCAGCCATGGAGGGCCCGGAGGGGGCAGAGGAAGGGGATGTCTTGCACTATGAGGAAACAGAAGACAACAATGTCAG ccccacggACCTGTCGGAGCTGCTGAAGGAGGGCACGAAGGAATCCCACGACCGTGCGGAGAACACCCAGTTTGTCAAGGACTTCCTGAAAGGGCGGATCAAGAGGGAGCTCTTTAAG CTGGCGACGGTGGCCCTGCACTTCACCTACTCTGCcctggaggaggagatggatCGCAACAAGGACAACCCAGTCTTTGCTCCGCTGTATTTCCCCGTGGAGCTCCACCGGAGAGAAGCACTGGCCAAAGACCTTAAATACTTCTATGGAGAAGACTGGAAAGAGAAGATCCAGTGTTCAGAGGCCACTCAGCAGTATGTGGACAGAATCCATCACGTGGGACAGCAcgagccagagctgctggtggctcaCGCTTACACACGCTACATGGGGGACCTCTCGGGTGGCCAAGTGCTGAAGAAGGTGGCCCAGAGGGCCCTGAAGTTGCCCAGTACTGAGGAAGGGATCCAATTCTACGTGTTTGACAACGTTTCCAATGCACAGCAGTTCAAGCAGCTTTACAGAGCAAGGATGAATGCTCTGGACTTGGACAAGAACACCAAAGAAAGGATCGTGGAGGAGGCCAACAGAGCCTTCAGATTTAACATGCAG GTGTTCGATGAGCTGGACAAGATCGGCCGGTCGCTGCCAGAGGAGGCCCAGGACGGAGGATTTCCCGTGCACGACGGAAAGGGCGACATCCGCAAGTGCCCGTACTACGCCGACAGAGGGG GCACGGCAGGGCCCGGCTGCCCCTTCCACGCCGCGCTGGGCCTGGCCaggcagcccctcctgcagctggtgctggcGGCCTgtgtggcagtggcagcaggagccgcAGCCTGGTACATGCTCTGA